aacacattctgtgtttcagatttcagactgCATTACTATATGTTAGCAGATACATACTATATAGACCTCAAGATAACCAGACAAACTGGTTTGGCCAACATATCATGCCTCAAACCTGTGTCTTTCTGCTACTATGTGTATACTATCTTTtagtttataaagaagaaaaaatttcataGGTGAACCTCATCTAATAATTCTATGCAACCTTCCATAAGCAAAGGTGATactatatatattgtttttttaatattttgtaaagacacagtgtcactatgttgctaaggctggtctcaaattcctgggctcaagcaatcctcccacttcagcctcccaaagtgctgggctgtttataggcatgagccaccacacctatgCTCAACACTGTAGCTTAATGCAACTGAATTGGCCGATGAAGAATTGCCGTAACTTCATTCTTaactgaaaatttatttaataataaataaaagcttaCAGAAGagtcaatatttatttctaaataaaacatttatcttaCCAAAATGAACTAcaccaaaaaaacaaatgcaGCAGAAAACTATCACCTTAGGATCAGACTTCACCTGGCTTTAAGGATTTTACAAGATGATAATCTTAAAAGGACAATATGCTATAAGACTACAATAATAAGATTCATAAATGTTAATATTGCAAAGGCACAAGAAGTCACATTTTCTATTCCTTTGCAGTTGAATTACTAGGAACAAGTCAAGAAGCCTCAAAAGAATCAAAGAGTAAAATATCAAGTTAGTAACAATGTCTAATCTATGTTGTTTTGTGTGACGTACATACCATCAATACTACGGAAATCCAGTAGATAAGTTCTACTATCCACCTGGTATAACTGTAGACTCATTTTGGAGTAAGTGCTTGTCACAGGATTCTTCCTTCGTACACGCAAATAATATGGGTTTACAACCTAGCACATGGTATAACAAAAACCAAGTCAAAAGTAATTcttctataaaacattttatagatgGTGGGTTTGCCAAATATGCTAATAATCAAAATGTTATCTCTTTCTTACCTTCCATTCATAATCCAATTGTTTAATTGCTCTACATACTTCTGCCATAATATCATTTGGACGACTTTGACTTCTAATTCCTAAATGCCATTTTGCTTTCCTTACACCTTGGTGTTTGGATTTCTGCGGATTTAATTCATCAAGGGTATGGCGTGCCCTTGGTGTTTCAGCAACCAAGAATGGTACTCTTTCAGGATGGGGCCGAGACAGGTGATGATCATCAAGAAAAGAATCAGGTGGGCTTGTCGCCAAATAGAAATCTTTGGCTTCATTCATTATTCTCCTGTTATCTATTATGAGATGGTATGCAACTGCCAAAGGATCCTGGTGATTTCTGTTATAAAGACAGCTGAGAACTTCCTCTTCTGAGCACTCAAACTTTTCACATACTTCTTTTAAGGCTTCATCGTCAATCATGGTTGAACTATATGATGGATCCTCAGGAAAGAGATACTTTGGAAGGTCCTGTTTAAACCATTCATGTTCCCTGAGAGAAAAAGGCAGGATCAGGAGAATGATTTTGAATACAGCTGAGACTGAAAGTAAGTTTGGGGAATTTAGAATATGacctaatttatatttatactcaTACTGTATTACTGTCACTTTTTGCACTGAAATTTTCCTCTTCTAGCTCGCACTTCATTGTGTATGTTGAGGAAAATGCTCCAATCTCCCTCTGGTTTTAAGAGAGAGAATGCACTGATGTAGCAATGGGGGGAAAAAGTTATGGGACAAATGACAATGACAATGACAAAGAACAGCTTATTTCCAGCTTAGAAAGAGAACATATTAGGTAGCTTCATTATAATACTCTTTTgatatgttaagtgaaaataatgtaacaacaaaaatagtagacaactattgagtacttactatatgcTAAGTTTTATGCTAAACACTTCATATACATTATCTCCCCTCATCATCGAAACAATTACATGAAGATAATATCTCTTTGTTTTAAATGAAGGaactgaggttaaaaaaaaaaaatctatgaacatgctcaaggtcacaaagacAGTAAGTGACAGAACCAGGATTACAACCCAGTTCTATGTGACTGGAAAGGCCATACCCTGAATGATTTCCTATTCTAATTCCCTAACTTCATATATTTAAGAATATGTTTGACGTGAACTATGTCAAACACTTtgctaaaactaaataaaatccagaggagaaaaaaaaaaaaaaaaaagaacaatggttATCTTCTGGGTCATGggattaaagataatttttattctcttctctatttttgttgGTGTTTTTCTAAGTCTTTAATTGTCatgtattacattttaattggaaaaaaataggtaaaacaCAAGCAAAAACATTTCTTACCTAGATatcttaaaatatcaattttagaGAATGATTTGTCCTTTCCCTTTGATGATAAAATCATGCCCTGCCATTGATGGTCTCTTTTTTAGCTAGTCTAAAACATGTGTAGTAAGTGGAAAGTAATCAAGCTTCGAGTTCCACATAtaatctttccttcttcttcattACACTAATGCTTTCGTATTTACTATTCCTAGATCCATAtctgatttctttcttccctctcagATAAATGTGCAGTCTAGCCATTAGAAGaccaaaagaaaccaaaatttccatagggggttaaaaaaaaaaaaggagaaacaaagctTGCAGTAAAATTGTTTAAGTCTTCATTTCATAGAAATGGCTCACCCaaatttgagaagaaaatttGTCATCATCATTTTTGTCTAATTTAAACTATTAGGTTGAACCAGATGAAACTGGTAATACTGACTTTTACCTACAAAATAGGAATTTTGCATGTAATTCAATGTATACTACCAGGAAAAATATgtcaattaaattaaaattttctcattccttgggattaaaaaaaaaatacaataattcatGAGATAAGAAATCAAATAGCAACCCACAAATTTACTACTGAAAAGTATTAATCCTAACGCCAGGCatactggctcacacctgtaatcccaacactgtgagGGAAaggcacaaggatcacttgaggccagaagttcaagaccagcctgggcaaaaatagcgagaccctgtcactccaaacaaaaacaaaaaacaaaagaaaacaacaacaaaaagcagccaggcgtgatggtggatgcctatattctcagctactagggaggctaaagtgggaggatcacttgacccaggagttacaggctacagtgagctatgatcacaacactgcactccagcctgggtgacagagcaagaccttgtctcaaaaataaataaataaaaataaaagatatacatatatatggagtctctctatgttacccacgctggtctcaaactcttgagctcacatgatcttccctcagcctcccaaagtgctggaagtacaagtgtgagccaccgcaccagccttTCATTagcttttttattaatttaaaaagtaatataatgtTCACTgtaaacatttcaaaacaaagatGTGTAAGTAAAAAGTGAAAGCCCTCCCTCTTACTATTCTTACTTCCCTAAGGTAATCagtttactttgtatttttaataacaaaataaaatgaatgtgtcTCTACACTctattttttcacataaaaacaGGATTATACTGTATATTCTgttctgcaactttttttttcacataactTTTATCATGGATACTATTAGATCTGATAACTTCCAAATTGCTTTATTACCTGATATCTTTGATTGTGGCCCTCTTCATGGGATCCACCTGCAGCATATGTTTCAAAAGGCTAATCACAGAAGGATTTAAATATTGAGGGGTATAGAAGATCCCATCACATATCTTCTTAAAAAGAGTTGGCACATGGTCATCATCAAATGGAAGGGTTCCACATAATAAAGCATAGAGAATAACCCCACTGCTCCATATATCTACCTCTGGGCCTGCATACAATCTGTAAC
This DNA window, taken from Macaca fascicularis isolate 582-1 chromosome 6, T2T-MFA8v1.1, encodes the following:
- the PRKAA1 gene encoding 5'-AMP-activated protein kinase catalytic subunit alpha-1 isoform X3, translated to MVVHRDLKPENVLLDAHMNAKIADFGLSNMMSDGEFLRTSCGSPNYAAPEVISGRLYAGPEVDIWSSGVILYALLCGTLPFDDDHVPTLFKKICDGIFYTPQYLNPSVISLLKHMLQVDPMKRATIKDIREHEWFKQDLPKYLFPEDPSYSSTMIDDEALKEVCEKFECSEEEVLSCLYNRNHQDPLAVAYHLIIDNRRIMNEAKDFYLATSPPDSFLDDHHLSRPHPERVPFLVAETPRARHTLDELNPQKSKHQGVRKAKWHLGIRSQSRPNDIMAEVCRAIKQLDYEWKVVNPYYLRVRRKNPVTSTYSKMSLQLYQVDSRTYLLDFRSIDDEITEAKSGTATPQRSGSVSNYRSCQRSDSDAEAQGKSSEVSLTSSVTSLDSSPVDLTPRPGSHTIEFFEMCANLIKILAQ
- the PRKAA1 gene encoding 5'-AMP-activated protein kinase catalytic subunit alpha-1 isoform X1, producing the protein MRRLSSWRKMATAEKQKHDGRVKIGHYILGDTLGVGTFGKVKVGKHELTGHKVAVKILNRQKIRSLDVVGKIRREIQNLKLFRHPHIIKLYQVISTPSDIFMVMEYVSGGELFDYICKNGRLDEKESRRLFQQILSGVDYCHRHMVVHRDLKPENVLLDAHMNAKIADFGLSNMMSDGEFLRTSCGSPNYAAPEVISGRLYAGPEVDIWSSGVILYALLCGTLPFDDDHVPTLFKKICDGIFYTPQYLNPSVISLLKHMLQVDPMKRATIKDIREHEWFKQDLPKYLFPEDPSYSSTMIDDEALKEVCEKFECSEEEVLSCLYNRNHQDPLAVAYHLIIDNRRIMNEAKDFYLATSPPDSFLDDHHLSRPHPERVPFLVAETPRARHTLDELNPQKSKHQGVRKAKWHLGIRSQSRPNDIMAEVCRAIKQLDYEWKVVNPYYLRVRRKNPVTSTYSKMSLQLYQVDSRTYLLDFRSIDDEITEAKSGTATPQRSGSVSNYRSCQRSDSDAEAQGKSSEVSLTSSVTSLDSSPVDLTPRPGSHTIEFFEMCANLIKILAQ
- the PRKAA1 gene encoding 5'-AMP-activated protein kinase catalytic subunit alpha-1 isoform X4; this translates as MLQVDPMKRATIKDIREHEWFKQDLPKYLFPEDPSYSSTMIDDEALKEVCEKFECSEEEVLSCLYNRNHQDPLAVAYHLIIDNRRIMNEAKDFYLATSPPDSFLDDHHLSRPHPERVPFLVAETPRARHTLDELNPQKSKHQGVRKAKWHLGIRSQSRPNDIMAEVCRAIKQLDYEWKVVNPYYLRVRRKNPVTSTYSKMSLQLYQVDSRTYLLDFRSIDDEITEAKSGTATPQRSGSVSNYRSCQRSDSDAEAQGKSSEVSLTSSVTSLDSSPVDLTPRPGSHTIEFFEMCANLIKILAQ
- the PRKAA1 gene encoding 5'-AMP-activated protein kinase catalytic subunit alpha-1 isoform X2 — protein: MVMEYVSGGELFDYICKNGRLDEKESRRLFQQILSGVDYCHRHMVVHRDLKPENVLLDAHMNAKIADFGLSNMMSDGEFLRTSCGSPNYAAPEVISGRLYAGPEVDIWSSGVILYALLCGTLPFDDDHVPTLFKKICDGIFYTPQYLNPSVISLLKHMLQVDPMKRATIKDIREHEWFKQDLPKYLFPEDPSYSSTMIDDEALKEVCEKFECSEEEVLSCLYNRNHQDPLAVAYHLIIDNRRIMNEAKDFYLATSPPDSFLDDHHLSRPHPERVPFLVAETPRARHTLDELNPQKSKHQGVRKAKWHLGIRSQSRPNDIMAEVCRAIKQLDYEWKVVNPYYLRVRRKNPVTSTYSKMSLQLYQVDSRTYLLDFRSIDDEITEAKSGTATPQRSGSVSNYRSCQRSDSDAEAQGKSSEVSLTSSVTSLDSSPVDLTPRPGSHTIEFFEMCANLIKILAQ